From Anopheles arabiensis isolate DONGOLA chromosome 3, AaraD3, whole genome shotgun sequence, a single genomic window includes:
- the LOC120904452 gene encoding restin homolog isoform X3 yields the protein METEANAPEPAPPAANGEETSTPVQPPAPANGGAGVVVVGGGSGIQPPKVRALPKPSGIRPPTANLHGGSTTSLASTSSQLTAAPSTTSSSAGAAATRIGRLCTGHTPPKAGPPPPEPKLPTTFDSKMRRPSDSDYNKTHLPDVDEESETDLAFERPISARSSHSPDSGFRSSRSDRKTSNQGAVLTADTDSFIIGQRVWVGGIRPGQIAYIGETHFAPGEWAGVVLDEPNGKNDGSVAGKRYFQCEAKKGVFSRLTRLTREPLANAGGGGGDSTASTPLDASFRSLTSPARSGTVSPTHSVQSYASKSPAMAGKAASLNVGDRVIVSSGFGSRPGMLKFIGETQFASGTWCGVQLDEASGKNDGTVDGVRYFECPAKYGIFVPIAKVTLSPSARKTSVRLSRANSKESLNSLATMSSIATTATSRLRMSAQRKSTVSAVPSTPKSSFSLQDVLREKQNHIEQLMQEREIDREETANQSIMYQKNIQQLKEKVTLLEKSLADEKRRNEDLQFSVDEATFCGEELNGKIQNSVRAQTQVFKEKIADLEAQLAAGGTAGKPNEPTQPGVPPEEINAVRAELNAEIDKLKAEILAKDQKLHLTEELKRSLENEIQNLHEKVADAERAAASKLSALTISEECLKEQINYLEHRVDEQSDQLTVKDAELEKQYLALKNAESEQEERLAALQDELRSKKDLLAERDQQVQLLEQTAEELRADVRQRDLKTVELESDLRAKLQEQGTSSSKLAEKLSELEVALVEVNASKTHLERDLTNATQTIKVLEEDRSVKEKAAQEVESKLTASEAALKAEIASRQEQESLAQKLQRDLQSLATSGESSAALLAAKQEELSNQAKQLQELEADKVKVQQELSSLQQKFEQSRTEHEQLIAEVHALADAERNTIAELRKQLQTSEQENLAKDKQLEENEVLVSALQNELKELNVSKASLNQELTAIKASFADKDGTLANILQEKTALEKQLEESKQELASKVKQLEEDLRNREDTLRKELELSASTAQQQLSAKEEELTRLSQAREELQKQLEAAQQQMKDVSDKMKLAEDTIATRTNESQSLNQQLSSLRSELSSKDEQLAKLNASLAETAAREEAGGKKLGEAAEQYGKLEIEHADLRRKMDALEQKSAQVQQQKLDLERELDLQRSSTLDSNSELAKLTDELKAKQRALDELRDSYDTLKIETERRADESTQAHAALQEQVERVRQEMQQISDQKIIQENELNTELRKIKELAEQEQDNLVRTIAELKVSFEQERQRIDSEHAAELAKSVSEREQQMAAMKSELESALGELKAQLEDARIESKKLQELNETAVSAAKEQEESLQKQLQQSREESRTLQQRLDELRQSMEQGSQDLTVQIDQKAQRIVELEQQLDEQRTLQQKRSAEVAEMVAKLEENGKSYAEMLQQLQESYTQIEALKKAKSESEEACQQVQQRLQDLNSSYSEMEEEQVDLVSREETLRKELAQLQEQMQQAAGEQKERYDAVVSKNEELLKQLESTSSAKGATETELIALRQELATKATSLGELHAKVKELNAQLQTKATLEQQVQSLEQSVSSKDASILELSSKVEDLQKQTTSSNAKIVVKEEELKQLQKESASKDTQLKDLQHQLEAMQKTLADSTELSKRTAVEANELQAALEKSRSTVKEQEDRQKEQQRRIAELETKLAAQATQFDELLDRKKSAETEYSHRTHDLSQKLLELESAKKQEIDELQQRLAELMQRVETQVSETAQTVSSKRAVEKRQHELECAKKDLELRETELQLANRRLEKDNEQLRSQLVLKESELTKLAKAATAAATAADNSGTVPNRGVGVMSDSKDDDSGAQIDFLNSIIVDMQRKNEKLTLRIQALESTSADSHNMSFDIQKRKPAPRVFCDICDEFDLHETEDCPKQCSDSPPESLKHPSDGKERKVPPPRKYCESCEVFGHEIGECPDDETY from the exons TACCTACGACATTCGACAGTAAAATGAGACGACCGAGCGATTCCGACTATAACAAAACACATCTGCCAG ATGTGGACGAAGAAAGCGAAACCGATCTGGCGTTCGAGCGGCCCATCTCCGCCAGATCGTCCCACTCGCCGGACTCTGGGTTCCGGAGCAGTCGCTCCGATCGTAAGACTTCCA ATCAGGGAGCAGTGCTGACGGCGGACACGGACAGCTTCATCATCGGGCAGCGCGTCTGGGTCGGCGGCATCCGCCCGGGCCAGATTGCGTACATCGGCGAGACACACTTTGCGCCGGGCGAATGGGCCGGCGTCGTGCTGGACGAGCCGAACGGCAAGAACGATGGGTCGGTCGCCGGCAAGCGCTACTTCCAGTGCGAAGCGAAGAAGGGCGTCTTTTCGCGCCTGACGCGCCTCACGCGCGAACCGCTGGCGAAtgctggcggtggcggtggtgacTCGACCGCCTCCACGCCGCTCGATGCGAGCTTCCGGTCGCTGACGTCACCGGCCCGGTCCGGCACCGTTTCGCCCACGCACAGCGTCCAGAGCTATGCCAGCAAATCGCCAGCGATGGCCGGAA AGGCCGCCTCGCTGAACGTCGGCGACCGGGTGATCGTCTCGTCCGGGTTCGGGTCGCGCCCGGGCATGCTGAAGTTTATCGGCGAAACGCAGTTCGCTAGCGGCACCTGGTGCGGCGTCCAGCTGGACGAGGCGAGCGGCAAGAACGACGGCACGGTGGACGGTGTCAG ATACTTCGAGTGTCCGGCCAAGTACGGCATCTTTGTGCCGATTGCCAAGGTGACGCTGTCCCCGTCGGCCCGCAAAACCTCGGTCCGGCTGTCCCGGGCCAACTCGAAGGAGTCGCTCAACTCGCTGGCCACGATGAGCTCGATCGCGACCACGGCCACCTCCCGGCTCCGGATGAGCGCACAG AGGAAATCCACGGTCAGCGCTGTGCCGTCAACACCGAAATCTTCCTTTTCGCTTCAG GATGTCCTACGGGAGAAACAGAATCACATCGAGCAGCTAATGCAGGAGCGGGAAATCGATCGCGAGGAAACAGCCAACCAATCGATTATGTACCAGAAGAACATCCAACAG ctgaaggaaaagGTGACCCTGCTGGAAAAATCGCTCGCCGACGAGAAGCGCCGCAACGAGGACCTACAGTTCAGCGTGGACGAAGCAACGTTCTGCGGCGAAGAGCTAAAC ggaaaaattcaaaattcagtACGC GCTCAAACACAAGTGTTCAAAGAAAAAATAGCCGATTTGGAGGCTCAGCTGGCTGCTGGCGGAACTGCAGGAAAACCCAACGAGCCAACACAGCCAGGAGTACCACCAGAAGAAATCAACG CCGTTCGGGCAGAGCTGAACGCCGAAATCGATAAGCTAAAGGCGGAAATACTTGCCAAGGATCAGAAGCTGCATCTGACGGAAGAGTTGAAGCGTTCGCTCGAGAACGAAATCCAGAACCTGCACGAGAAGGTGGCCGATGCGGAGCGAGCCGCTGCCAGCAAACTCTCCGCACTCACGATCAGCGAAGAGTGCCTCAAGGAGCAGATCAACTACCTCGAGCACCGGGTGGACGAGCAGAGCGACCAGCTCACGGTGAAGGATGCCGAGCTGGAGAAACAGTATCTGGCGCTCAAGAATGCCGAAAGCGAACAGGAAGAGCGGCTGGCGGCCCTGCAGGATGAGTTGCGCTCCAAGAAGGATCTGCTGGCCGAGCGGGACCAACAAGTGCAGCTGCTCGAGCAAACGGCGGAGGAGCTGCGGGCCGATGTGCGGCAGCGCGACCTGAAGACGGTGGAGCTGGAAAGTGACCTTAGGGCGAAGTTGCAGGAACAGGGTACCTCCAGCAGCAAGTTGGCAGAGAAGCTGTCCGAGCTGGAGGTGGCGCTTGTGGAGGTGAATGCTTCCAAGACCCACCTCGAGCGGGACCTCACGAACGCAACGCAGACAATCAAGGTGCTTGAGGAGGACCGCAGTGTGAAGGAAAAGGCGGCCCAGGAAGTGGAATCGAAGCTAACGGCGAGTGAAGCGGCACTGAAGGCGGAAATAGCTTCACGACAGGAGCAGGAATCGTTGGCGCAGAAGCTGCAGCGCGATCTGCAATCGCTCGCAACGAGCGGTGAGAGTAGTGCCGCACTGCTGGCCGCAAAGCAGGAGGAACTGTCCAATCAGGCCAAACAGCTGCAGGAGCTCGAGGCAGATAAGGTGAAGGTGCAGCAGGAGCTGTCCTCACTGCAGCAAAAGTTCGAACAATCGCGCACCGAGCACGAGCAGCTGATAGCGGAGGTGCATGCTCTTGCCGATGCGGAACGGAACACTATTGCCGAGCTGCGCAAGCAATTGCAAACATCGGAACAGGAAAATCTTGCCAAAGACAAACAGCTGGAAGAGAACGAGGTGCTCGTGAGTGCGCTCCAGAACGAGCTGAAGGAACTGAACGTCTCCAAGGCCAGCCTAAACCAGGAGCTGACGGCGATAAAGGCCAGCTTTGCGGACAAGGACGGTACGCTGGCGAACATCTTGCAGGAGAAGACAGCTTTGGAGAAGCAGCTGGAAGAAAGTAAACAGGAGCTGGCGTCGAAGGTGAAGCAGCTTGAGGAGGATCTGCGCAATCGTGAAGATACTTTGCGCAAAGAGCTTGAGTTGAGTGCGTCAACTGCGCAACAGCAGCTGAGCGCAAAAGAGGAAGAGCTTACGCGGCTGTCGCAGGCAAGAGAAGAGCTTCAGAAGCAACTTGAAGCTGCACAGCAGCAGATGAAGGATGTATCCGATAAGATGAAGCTGGCAGAAGACACGATTGCGACCCGAACGAACGAATCGCAATCCCTCAACCAGCAGCTCTCCTCACTTCGCTCCGAGTTGAGTTCCAAGGATGAGCAGCTAGCCAAGCTCAACGCTTCTCTCGCCGAAACTGCAGCCCGGGAGGAAGCAGGTGGAAAGAAATTGGGCGAAGCGGCAGAGCAGTACGGCAAGCTTGAAATCGAACACGCCGACCTGCGTCGAAAGATGGACGCGCTGGAGCAAAAGTCCGCTCAGGtccagcagcagaagctggACCTCGAGCGGGAGCTCGATTTGCAACGCTCCAGCACGctcgactccaactccgagcTGGCAAAGCTCACGGACGAGCTGAAGGCGAAACAGCGCGCACTGGACGAGCTGCGCGATAGTTACGATACGCTGAAGATTGAAACCGAACGGCGGGCGGATGAGAGTACCCAGGCGCACGCGGCACTACAGGAGCAGGTGGAACGCGTGCGGCAGGAGATGCAGCAAATCTCCGACCAGAAGATCATCCAGGAGAACGAGCTCAACACGGAGCTGCGCAAGATTAAAGAGCTGgccgagcaggagcaggacaATCTGGTGCGCACGATAGCGGAGCTAAAGGTGAGCTTCGAGCAGGAGCGGCAACGCATCGACAGTGAGCATGCGGCCGAGCTGGCAAAGAGCGTGTCGGAGCGCGAGCAACAAATGGCAGCTATGAAGAGTGAGCTTGAAAGCGCGCTCGGAGAGCTAAAGGCACAGCTCGAGGACGCACGGATTGAGAGCAAAAAGCTACAAGAGCTCAACGAAACTGCTGTCAGTGCTGCAAAGGAGCAGGAAGAGTCGCTTCaaaagcagctgcagcagagcCGGGAAGAGTCCAGAACGCTGCAGCAACGGCTGGACGAGCTGCGGCAGTCGATGGAACAGGGCAGCCAGGACCTAACCGTGCAGATCGACCAGAAAGCTCAGCGTATCGTTgagctcgagcagcagctggacGAGCAGCGAACTCTGCAGCAGAAACGTTCGGCCGAAGTGGCTGAGATGGTCGCAAAGCTCGAGGAAAACGGCAAATCGTATGCGGAAATGTTGCAACAGCTTCAGGAAAGCTACACCCAAATTGAAGCGCTGAAAAAGGCAAAATCGGAATCGGAGGAAGCGTGCCAGCAGGTGCAACAGCGGCTGCAAGACCTGAACAGCTCGTACAGCGAGATGGAAGAGGAGCAGGTCGATCTCGTGAGTCGCGAGGAGACACTGCGCAAGGAGCTTGCGCAGCTGCAAGAACAGATGCAGCAGGCTGCGGGCGAGCAGAAGGAACGGTATGATGCGGTTGTAAGCAAAAACGAGGAGCTGTTGAAACAACTCGAGTCTACCTCTTCGGCCAAGGGAGCCACAGAGACTGAGCTCATTGCGCTCAGACAAGAGCTTGCGACCAAAGCCACCTCTCTGGGTGAGCTGCACGCAAAGGTTAAGGAATTAAACGCTCAGTTGCAAACGAAGGCCACGCTGGAGCAACAGGTACAAAGTCTGGAGCAATCGGTTTCTTCCAAAGATGCGTCTATACTCGAGCTTTCCAGCAAGGTGGAAGACCTACAAAAGCAAACCACATCGAGCAATGCCAAAATTGTTGTGAAAGAGGAAGAACTTAAGCAGCTACAGAAAGAGAGCGCTTCGAAGGACACACAGCTAAAAGATCTACAGCACCAGCTAGAAGCGATGCAGAAAACTCTCGCCGACAGTACAGAGCTCAGCAAACGCACCGCCGTAGAAGCGAACGAGCTGCAGGCAGCGCTAGAAAAGTCCCGCTCCACCGTAAAAGAGCAGGAAGACAGGcagaaggagcagcagcggcgcaTCGCCGAACTGGAAACCAAGCTCGCCGCACAAGCGACCCAGTTCGATGAGTTGCTCGATCGGAAAAAATCCGCCGAAACGGAGTACTCGCACCGTACGCACGACCTTTCCCagaagctgctcgagctggagAGTGCCAAAAAGCAAGAGATCGACGAGCTGCAGCAACGGCTGGCCGAGCTGATGCAGCGCGTCGAAACGCAGGTGTCCGAAACGGCTCAAACCGTCAGCAGCAAGCGGGCGGTGGAGAAGCGCCAGCATGAGCTCGAGTGCGCCAAGAAGGATCTGGAGCTGCGCGAAACCGAACTGCAGCTGGCGAACCGTCGGCTCGAGAAGGACAACGAGCAGCTTCGCTCGCAGCTCGTCCTGAAGGAGAGTGAGCTGACGAAGCTGGCAAAGGCGGCAACTGCCGCAGCAACGGCAGCCGACAATTCTGGCACCGTCCCGAACCGAGGGGTTGGCGTCATGAGCGACTCCAAGGATGACGATTCCGGAGCACAGATCGATTTCCTCAACTCGATCATCGTCGATATGCAGCGAAAGAATGAGAAGCTAACGCTGCGGATACAGGCGCTCGAGTCGACCAGTGCGGATAG TCACAACATGAGCTTTGATATTCAGAAGCGTAAGCCGGCACCGCGCGTGTTCTGTGACATCTGCGACGAGTTTGATCTGCACGAAACCGAGGACTGCCCGAAGCAGTGCTCCGACAGTCCGCCGGAATCGCTGAAGCATCCCTCGGACGGCAAGGAGCGCAAGGTGCCACCGCCAAGGAAGTACTGCGAAAGCTGCGAAG TGTTTGGTCATGAAATTGGCGAGTGTCCGGACGACGAGACGTACTAA
- the LOC120904452 gene encoding restin homolog isoform X4, with protein METEANAPEPAPPAANGEETSTPVQPPAPANGGAGVVVVGGGSGIQPPKVRALPKPSGIRPPTANLHGGSTTSLASTSSQLTAAPSTTSSSAGAAATRIGRLCTGHTPPKAGPPPPEPKLPTTFDSKMRRPSDSDYNKTHLPDVDEESETDLAFERPISARSSHSPDSGFRSSRSDRKTSSASTGSDVYWEATGRRRSSDQGAVLTADTDSFIIGQRVWVGGIRPGQIAYIGETHFAPGEWAGVVLDEPNGKNDGSVAGKRYFQCEAKKGVFSRLTRLTREPLANAGGGGGDSTASTPLDASFRSLTSPARSGTVSPTHSVQSYASKSPAMAGKAASLNVGDRVIVSSGFGSRPGMLKFIGETQFASGTWCGVQLDEASGKNDGTVDGVRYFECPAKYGIFVPIAKVTLSPSARKTSVRLSRANSKESLNSLATMSSIATTATSRLRMSAQDVLREKQNHIEQLMQEREIDREETANQSIMYQKNIQQLKEKVTLLEKSLADEKRRNEDLQFSVDEATFCGEELNGKIQNSVRAQTQVFKEKIADLEAQLAAGGTAGKPNEPTQPGVPPEEINAVRAELNAEIDKLKAEILAKDQKLHLTEELKRSLENEIQNLHEKVADAERAAASKLSALTISEECLKEQINYLEHRVDEQSDQLTVKDAELEKQYLALKNAESEQEERLAALQDELRSKKDLLAERDQQVQLLEQTAEELRADVRQRDLKTVELESDLRAKLQEQGTSSSKLAEKLSELEVALVEVNASKTHLERDLTNATQTIKVLEEDRSVKEKAAQEVESKLTASEAALKAEIASRQEQESLAQKLQRDLQSLATSGESSAALLAAKQEELSNQAKQLQELEADKVKVQQELSSLQQKFEQSRTEHEQLIAEVHALADAERNTIAELRKQLQTSEQENLAKDKQLEENEVLVSALQNELKELNVSKASLNQELTAIKASFADKDGTLANILQEKTALEKQLEESKQELASKVKQLEEDLRNREDTLRKELELSASTAQQQLSAKEEELTRLSQAREELQKQLEAAQQQMKDVSDKMKLAEDTIATRTNESQSLNQQLSSLRSELSSKDEQLAKLNASLAETAAREEAGGKKLGEAAEQYGKLEIEHADLRRKMDALEQKSAQVQQQKLDLERELDLQRSSTLDSNSELAKLTDELKAKQRALDELRDSYDTLKIETERRADESTQAHAALQEQVERVRQEMQQISDQKIIQENELNTELRKIKELAEQEQDNLVRTIAELKVSFEQERQRIDSEHAAELAKSVSEREQQMAAMKSELESALGELKAQLEDARIESKKLQELNETAVSAAKEQEESLQKQLQQSREESRTLQQRLDELRQSMEQGSQDLTVQIDQKAQRIVELEQQLDEQRTLQQKRSAEVAEMVAKLEENGKSYAEMLQQLQESYTQIEALKKAKSESEEACQQVQQRLQDLNSSYSEMEEEQVDLVSREETLRKELAQLQEQMQQAAGEQKERYDAVVSKNEELLKQLESTSSAKGATETELIALRQELATKATSLGELHAKVKELNAQLQTKATLEQQVQSLEQSVSSKDASILELSSKVEDLQKQTTSSNAKIVVKEEELKQLQKESASKDTQLKDLQHQLEAMQKTLADSTELSKRTAVEANELQAALEKSRSTVKEQEDRQKEQQRRIAELETKLAAQATQFDELLDRKKSAETEYSHRTHDLSQKLLELESAKKQEIDELQQRLAELMQRVETQVSETAQTVSSKRAVEKRQHELECAKKDLELRETELQLANRRLEKDNEQLRSQLVLKESELTKLAKAATAAATAADNSGTVPNRGVGVMSDSKDDDSGAQIDFLNSIIVDMQRKNEKLTLRIQALESTSADSHNMSFDIQKRKPAPRVFCDICDEFDLHETEDCPKQCSDSPPESLKHPSDGKERKVPPPRKYCESCEVFGHEIGECPDDETY; from the exons TACCTACGACATTCGACAGTAAAATGAGACGACCGAGCGATTCCGACTATAACAAAACACATCTGCCAG ATGTGGACGAAGAAAGCGAAACCGATCTGGCGTTCGAGCGGCCCATCTCCGCCAGATCGTCCCACTCGCCGGACTCTGGGTTCCGGAGCAGTCGCTCCGATCGTAAGACTTCCA GCGCCTCCACCGGCTCCGACGTGTACTGGGAGGCCACCGGAAGGCGTAGAAGCTCAG ATCAGGGAGCAGTGCTGACGGCGGACACGGACAGCTTCATCATCGGGCAGCGCGTCTGGGTCGGCGGCATCCGCCCGGGCCAGATTGCGTACATCGGCGAGACACACTTTGCGCCGGGCGAATGGGCCGGCGTCGTGCTGGACGAGCCGAACGGCAAGAACGATGGGTCGGTCGCCGGCAAGCGCTACTTCCAGTGCGAAGCGAAGAAGGGCGTCTTTTCGCGCCTGACGCGCCTCACGCGCGAACCGCTGGCGAAtgctggcggtggcggtggtgacTCGACCGCCTCCACGCCGCTCGATGCGAGCTTCCGGTCGCTGACGTCACCGGCCCGGTCCGGCACCGTTTCGCCCACGCACAGCGTCCAGAGCTATGCCAGCAAATCGCCAGCGATGGCCGGAA AGGCCGCCTCGCTGAACGTCGGCGACCGGGTGATCGTCTCGTCCGGGTTCGGGTCGCGCCCGGGCATGCTGAAGTTTATCGGCGAAACGCAGTTCGCTAGCGGCACCTGGTGCGGCGTCCAGCTGGACGAGGCGAGCGGCAAGAACGACGGCACGGTGGACGGTGTCAG ATACTTCGAGTGTCCGGCCAAGTACGGCATCTTTGTGCCGATTGCCAAGGTGACGCTGTCCCCGTCGGCCCGCAAAACCTCGGTCCGGCTGTCCCGGGCCAACTCGAAGGAGTCGCTCAACTCGCTGGCCACGATGAGCTCGATCGCGACCACGGCCACCTCCCGGCTCCGGATGAGCGCACAG GATGTCCTACGGGAGAAACAGAATCACATCGAGCAGCTAATGCAGGAGCGGGAAATCGATCGCGAGGAAACAGCCAACCAATCGATTATGTACCAGAAGAACATCCAACAG ctgaaggaaaagGTGACCCTGCTGGAAAAATCGCTCGCCGACGAGAAGCGCCGCAACGAGGACCTACAGTTCAGCGTGGACGAAGCAACGTTCTGCGGCGAAGAGCTAAAC ggaaaaattcaaaattcagtACGC GCTCAAACACAAGTGTTCAAAGAAAAAATAGCCGATTTGGAGGCTCAGCTGGCTGCTGGCGGAACTGCAGGAAAACCCAACGAGCCAACACAGCCAGGAGTACCACCAGAAGAAATCAACG CCGTTCGGGCAGAGCTGAACGCCGAAATCGATAAGCTAAAGGCGGAAATACTTGCCAAGGATCAGAAGCTGCATCTGACGGAAGAGTTGAAGCGTTCGCTCGAGAACGAAATCCAGAACCTGCACGAGAAGGTGGCCGATGCGGAGCGAGCCGCTGCCAGCAAACTCTCCGCACTCACGATCAGCGAAGAGTGCCTCAAGGAGCAGATCAACTACCTCGAGCACCGGGTGGACGAGCAGAGCGACCAGCTCACGGTGAAGGATGCCGAGCTGGAGAAACAGTATCTGGCGCTCAAGAATGCCGAAAGCGAACAGGAAGAGCGGCTGGCGGCCCTGCAGGATGAGTTGCGCTCCAAGAAGGATCTGCTGGCCGAGCGGGACCAACAAGTGCAGCTGCTCGAGCAAACGGCGGAGGAGCTGCGGGCCGATGTGCGGCAGCGCGACCTGAAGACGGTGGAGCTGGAAAGTGACCTTAGGGCGAAGTTGCAGGAACAGGGTACCTCCAGCAGCAAGTTGGCAGAGAAGCTGTCCGAGCTGGAGGTGGCGCTTGTGGAGGTGAATGCTTCCAAGACCCACCTCGAGCGGGACCTCACGAACGCAACGCAGACAATCAAGGTGCTTGAGGAGGACCGCAGTGTGAAGGAAAAGGCGGCCCAGGAAGTGGAATCGAAGCTAACGGCGAGTGAAGCGGCACTGAAGGCGGAAATAGCTTCACGACAGGAGCAGGAATCGTTGGCGCAGAAGCTGCAGCGCGATCTGCAATCGCTCGCAACGAGCGGTGAGAGTAGTGCCGCACTGCTGGCCGCAAAGCAGGAGGAACTGTCCAATCAGGCCAAACAGCTGCAGGAGCTCGAGGCAGATAAGGTGAAGGTGCAGCAGGAGCTGTCCTCACTGCAGCAAAAGTTCGAACAATCGCGCACCGAGCACGAGCAGCTGATAGCGGAGGTGCATGCTCTTGCCGATGCGGAACGGAACACTATTGCCGAGCTGCGCAAGCAATTGCAAACATCGGAACAGGAAAATCTTGCCAAAGACAAACAGCTGGAAGAGAACGAGGTGCTCGTGAGTGCGCTCCAGAACGAGCTGAAGGAACTGAACGTCTCCAAGGCCAGCCTAAACCAGGAGCTGACGGCGATAAAGGCCAGCTTTGCGGACAAGGACGGTACGCTGGCGAACATCTTGCAGGAGAAGACAGCTTTGGAGAAGCAGCTGGAAGAAAGTAAACAGGAGCTGGCGTCGAAGGTGAAGCAGCTTGAGGAGGATCTGCGCAATCGTGAAGATACTTTGCGCAAAGAGCTTGAGTTGAGTGCGTCAACTGCGCAACAGCAGCTGAGCGCAAAAGAGGAAGAGCTTACGCGGCTGTCGCAGGCAAGAGAAGAGCTTCAGAAGCAACTTGAAGCTGCACAGCAGCAGATGAAGGATGTATCCGATAAGATGAAGCTGGCAGAAGACACGATTGCGACCCGAACGAACGAATCGCAATCCCTCAACCAGCAGCTCTCCTCACTTCGCTCCGAGTTGAGTTCCAAGGATGAGCAGCTAGCCAAGCTCAACGCTTCTCTCGCCGAAACTGCAGCCCGGGAGGAAGCAGGTGGAAAGAAATTGGGCGAAGCGGCAGAGCAGTACGGCAAGCTTGAAATCGAACACGCCGACCTGCGTCGAAAGATGGACGCGCTGGAGCAAAAGTCCGCTCAGGtccagcagcagaagctggACCTCGAGCGGGAGCTCGATTTGCAACGCTCCAGCACGctcgactccaactccgagcTGGCAAAGCTCACGGACGAGCTGAAGGCGAAACAGCGCGCACTGGACGAGCTGCGCGATAGTTACGATACGCTGAAGATTGAAACCGAACGGCGGGCGGATGAGAGTACCCAGGCGCACGCGGCACTACAGGAGCAGGTGGAACGCGTGCGGCAGGAGATGCAGCAAATCTCCGACCAGAAGATCATCCAGGAGAACGAGCTCAACACGGAGCTGCGCAAGATTAAAGAGCTGgccgagcaggagcaggacaATCTGGTGCGCACGATAGCGGAGCTAAAGGTGAGCTTCGAGCAGGAGCGGCAACGCATCGACAGTGAGCATGCGGCCGAGCTGGCAAAGAGCGTGTCGGAGCGCGAGCAACAAATGGCAGCTATGAAGAGTGAGCTTGAAAGCGCGCTCGGAGAGCTAAAGGCACAGCTCGAGGACGCACGGATTGAGAGCAAAAAGCTACAAGAGCTCAACGAAACTGCTGTCAGTGCTGCAAAGGAGCAGGAAGAGTCGCTTCaaaagcagctgcagcagagcCGGGAAGAGTCCAGAACGCTGCAGCAACGGCTGGACGAGCTGCGGCAGTCGATGGAACAGGGCAGCCAGGACCTAACCGTGCAGATCGACCAGAAAGCTCAGCGTATCGTTgagctcgagcagcagctggacGAGCAGCGAACTCTGCAGCAGAAACGTTCGGCCGAAGTGGCTGAGATGGTCGCAAAGCTCGAGGAAAACGGCAAATCGTATGCGGAAATGTTGCAACAGCTTCAGGAAAGCTACACCCAAATTGAAGCGCTGAAAAAGGCAAAATCGGAATCGGAGGAAGCGTGCCAGCAGGTGCAACAGCGGCTGCAAGACCTGAACAGCTCGTACAGCGAGATGGAAGAGGAGCAGGTCGATCTCGTGAGTCGCGAGGAGACACTGCGCAAGGAGCTTGCGCAGCTGCAAGAACAGATGCAGCAGGCTGCGGGCGAGCAGAAGGAACGGTATGATGCGGTTGTAAGCAAAAACGAGGAGCTGTTGAAACAACTCGAGTCTACCTCTTCGGCCAAGGGAGCCACAGAGACTGAGCTCATTGCGCTCAGACAAGAGCTTGCGACCAAAGCCACCTCTCTGGGTGAGCTGCACGCAAAGGTTAAGGAATTAAACGCTCAGTTGCAAACGAAGGCCACGCTGGAGCAACAGGTACAAAGTCTGGAGCAATCGGTTTCTTCCAAAGATGCGTCTATACTCGAGCTTTCCAGCAAGGTGGAAGACCTACAAAAGCAAACCACATCGAGCAATGCCAAAATTGTTGTGAAAGAGGAAGAACTTAAGCAGCTACAGAAAGAGAGCGCTTCGAAGGACACACAGCTAAAAGATCTACAGCACCAGCTAGAAGCGATGCAGAAAACTCTCGCCGACAGTACAGAGCTCAGCAAACGCACCGCCGTAGAAGCGAACGAGCTGCAGGCAGCGCTAGAAAAGTCCCGCTCCACCGTAAAAGAGCAGGAAGACAGGcagaaggagcagcagcggcgcaTCGCCGAACTGGAAACCAAGCTCGCCGCACAAGCGACCCAGTTCGATGAGTTGCTCGATCGGAAAAAATCCGCCGAAACGGAGTACTCGCACCGTACGCACGACCTTTCCCagaagctgctcgagctggagAGTGCCAAAAAGCAAGAGATCGACGAGCTGCAGCAACGGCTGGCCGAGCTGATGCAGCGCGTCGAAACGCAGGTGTCCGAAACGGCTCAAACCGTCAGCAGCAAGCGGGCGGTGGAGAAGCGCCAGCATGAGCTCGAGTGCGCCAAGAAGGATCTGGAGCTGCGCGAAACCGAACTGCAGCTGGCGAACCGTCGGCTCGAGAAGGACAACGAGCAGCTTCGCTCGCAGCTCGTCCTGAAGGAGAGTGAGCTGACGAAGCTGGCAAAGGCGGCAACTGCCGCAGCAACGGCAGCCGACAATTCTGGCACCGTCCCGAACCGAGGGGTTGGCGTCATGAGCGACTCCAAGGATGACGATTCCGGAGCACAGATCGATTTCCTCAACTCGATCATCGTCGATATGCAGCGAAAGAATGAGAAGCTAACGCTGCGGATACAGGCGCTCGAGTCGACCAGTGCGGATAG TCACAACATGAGCTTTGATATTCAGAAGCGTAAGCCGGCACCGCGCGTGTTCTGTGACATCTGCGACGAGTTTGATCTGCACGAAACCGAGGACTGCCCGAAGCAGTGCTCCGACAGTCCGCCGGAATCGCTGAAGCATCCCTCGGACGGCAAGGAGCGCAAGGTGCCACCGCCAAGGAAGTACTGCGAAAGCTGCGAAG TGTTTGGTCATGAAATTGGCGAGTGTCCGGACGACGAGACGTACTAA